In the Zingiber officinale cultivar Zhangliang chromosome 5A, Zo_v1.1, whole genome shotgun sequence genome, CACCAGGCTCCAGCTCCTCCCTAATGGCGGCGGCCACTAGCCCTTCAGTATCCTTCTCCGCTCTTATTTTTCTTCTGCTCTACTTGTTCAGCTTCAGGCAGGCCGACGTGGCGGCGGCTGATGCATCCCCGGCGGAAAATCCGTTCACCGCCCGAGCGGCCCTCATCCGGTACTGGAACCGCAAGGTGCCCACCAACCGCGGCCAGCCGGCCTTCCTCCTCGCCAAGCTCTCCCCGCTCTCTGCCCTCGATTCCGCCACTTTCTCCTCCCTTGCCGCCGCTGACCCCGCCTCGCTCTCCCTCCGGCTCCCCGTCCTCTGCGCCGCAGCGCGTATCCTATGCAACCCCGCCGACGCCAACACCTACTCCGCCGACTCCCGTAAGGACGACTCCTCCGCCTTCGCTGCCTACCAGAACTCCAACTTCTCCGACTACGGCTCCGGCGCCAAAGGTGGCAGCAACGCGTTTAAGAACTACTCCGACGACCTCAACGTCCCCGTCGATTCCTTCCGCCGCTACAGTCGAGACTCCGTACGGCATAATGAGTCGTTCGCCTCGTATGCTCCTGATGGAAACGTCGTCACCGCCAATTTCACCAGCTACGCCTCCTCCGCTACCGGCGGCGCTGGTGAATTCTCCTCCTACGACCACGAGGCCAACGTGCCTAATCTTAAGTTCACCAACTacgacgccgccgccgccgcccggAAACGCTCGTTCTCCAGCTATTCCGACGACAGCAACGCCGGGGACCAGTCCTTCGCCGGGTACGGAAAGCACGGCAACAGCGTGCCTACCTCTTTCAAAAGCTACGCCGAAAACTCCAACGTCGTCGGTTCCTCCTTCGCCGGTTACGGCGAGAGCGCCAGCGGCGCCAACGATTCATTCGCCTCCTACGGATTCGACGGCAATGTGCCGGAGAACAACTTCCGTTCGTACGGCGCCGGCGGGAACTCCGGGTCAGAGAGTTTCGCCAGCTACCGCGACCAGTCCAATGTCGGCGACGACAGCTTCAGCTCCTACGTCAAGGGTGGCAACGCCGAGGCCGTTGAGTTTGTCAATTACGGCAACTCCTTCAACCCAGGGAGCGATTCTTTCAAGGGCTACGCCGAGGGCTCCGCAAAGCACAAGGTCACTTTCAAGGGCTACGCCGGCGACAACACCACATTTAAGTCCTACGCCAAATCCGGGGTCGATTTCAAGTCCTATCGCAACTTCTCCGTCAATCCCTCCTCCTCATCGGAAGGCGACTCCGCCGGCGCCTCTCTCGTCTCTCTCCCGAATGGGAAATCGACCAACAGGTGGCTGGTGGAGCCAGGTAAGTTCTTCCGCGAGCACGACCTACGGCGTGGAAGTGTGATGCCGATGCCGGACATCCGGGACAAGATGCCGCCCCGGTCC is a window encoding:
- the LOC121982096 gene encoding BURP domain-containing protein 12-like — translated: MAAATSPSVSFSALIFLLLYLFSFRQADVAAADASPAENPFTARAALIRYWNRKVPTNRGQPAFLLAKLSPLSALDSATFSSLAAADPASLSLRLPVLCAAARILCNPADANTYSADSRKDDSSAFAAYQNSNFSDYGSGAKGGSNAFKNYSDDLNVPVDSFRRYSRDSVRHNESFASYAPDGNVVTANFTSYASSATGGAGEFSSYDHEANVPNLKFTNYDAAAAARKRSFSSYSDDSNAGDQSFAGYGKHGNSVPTSFKSYAENSNVVGSSFAGYGESASGANDSFASYGFDGNVPENNFRSYGAGGNSGSESFASYRDQSNVGDDSFSSYVKGGNAEAVEFVNYGNSFNPGSDSFKGYAEGSAKHKVTFKGYAGDNTTFKSYAKSGVDFKSYRNFSVNPSSSSEGDSAGASLVSLPNGKSTNRWLVEPGKFFREHDLRRGSVMPMPDIRDKMPPRSFLPRSISGRIPFSAADVRQIFAIREDTALGKAVTDTVAECERAPSRGETKRCATSAEDVIDFAVSVLGSDVVVRSTASTMGSKTDILIGAVSGVNGGKVTKAVSCHQSLFPYLVYYCHSVPKVRVYEADILAVDSKEKINHGVAICHIDTSAWSPSHGAFVALGSKPGMIEVCHWIFEGDMTWTVAD